The nucleotide sequence TTGCACCGATTGGTACTCGTATCTTTGGACCAGTGACACGTGAATTGCGCAATGAGCAATTTATGAAAATCGTATCGCTGGCACCAGAAGTACTGTAAAGGAGCTTCAAAATGGCAGCTAAAATCCGTCGTCAAGACGAAGTAATTATACTGGCAGGCAAAGACAAGGGTAAACGCGCAAAAGTTTCCCAAGTACTTCCTACTGGTAAAGTGATTGTTGAAGGTATCAATCTCGTTAAGAAGCACACCAAGCCAAACCCACAACTGGGCGTAACTGGTGGCATCGTTGAGAAAGAAGCACCACTTCAATCATCAAACGTTGCGATCTTCAACCATGCCACAGGCAAGGCTGATCGTGTTGGTTTCCGATTTGAAGACGGCAAAAAAGTTCGTTTCTTTAAATCGAACGGTGAACTCGTTAAGTAACTGGAGTAAACGATGGCGAAACTGCATGATAAATATAAAGAGACTGTGATCGCTGAACTGGCTAAAAAGTTCGGTTATAGCAGTGTCATGCAAGTCCCTCGGATTGATAAAATCACCCTGAACATGGGTGTTGGTGAAGCTGTTGCAGATAAGAAAGTTATGGACGCTGCTGTTCGTGACATGACTGCAATCGCTGGCCAAAAGCCAGTAGTGACTGTTGCTCGTAAGTCAGTTGCTGGTTTTAAAATCCGTGAAGGCTACCCTATTGGTTGTAAAGTAACCCTGCGCGGTGAGCGCATGTGGGAATTTTTAGAGCGTTTGGTTGACATCGCAATCCCACGTATTCGTGATTTCCGCGGTCTGAGTGCTAAGTCATTCGACGGTCGTGGTAACTACGCTATGGGTGTGCGTGAGCAAATCATCTTCCCAGAAATCGATTATGATAAAATCGATAAGATTCGCGGTATGGATATTGTTATCACTACCTCTGCGAAGACTGATGAAGAAGGTCGAGCTCTGTTAGACGCTTTTAACTTCCCATTCAAAAAATAAGGGTAGCGTAATGGCAAAAACTTCAATGAAAGCACGTGAAGTCAAACGTGCAAAGCTCGTGGCCAAGTACGCTGAAAAGCGCGCGGCACTTAAGCAAATCATTAACAGCCCACTGACTTCTGACGAAGATCGTTGGGATGCGGTTCTTAAGCTGCAAGCTCTACCACGTGATTCCAGCGCCGCGCGTCAGCGTAATCGTTGTAATCAAACTGGTCGCCCGCATGGCTTCTTGCGCAAATTCGGCTTAAGCCGTATTAAACTGCGCGAAGCAACAATGCGTGGTGAAGTTCCTGGTCTGCGTAAGGCCAGCTGGTAATACTTGTCACGGAGTAAGCTAATATGAGCATGCAAGATCCTATTGCGGATATGTTAACCCGTATCCGTAACGGCCAAGCTGCTAACAAAGTATCTGTGAAGATGCCTTCTGCTAAGCTGAAAGTTGCTATCGCAAAGCTGCTTAAAGAAGAAGGTTATATCACTGATTACGCAGTTGCAGGTGAAGCCAAACCTGAACTGGAAATCACTCTTAAGTATTTCCAGGGTCAGCCAGTCGTTGAGACTATCCAGCGTGTAAGCC is from Shewanella sp. SNU WT4 and encodes:
- the rplX gene encoding 50S ribosomal protein L24; this encodes MAAKIRRQDEVIILAGKDKGKRAKVSQVLPTGKVIVEGINLVKKHTKPNPQLGVTGGIVEKEAPLQSSNVAIFNHATGKADRVGFRFEDGKKVRFFKSNGELVK
- the rplE gene encoding 50S ribosomal protein L5, with the translated sequence MAKLHDKYKETVIAELAKKFGYSSVMQVPRIDKITLNMGVGEAVADKKVMDAAVRDMTAIAGQKPVVTVARKSVAGFKIREGYPIGCKVTLRGERMWEFLERLVDIAIPRIRDFRGLSAKSFDGRGNYAMGVREQIIFPEIDYDKIDKIRGMDIVITTSAKTDEEGRALLDAFNFPFKK
- the rpsN gene encoding 30S ribosomal protein S14, which gives rise to MAKTSMKAREVKRAKLVAKYAEKRAALKQIINSPLTSDEDRWDAVLKLQALPRDSSAARQRNRCNQTGRPHGFLRKFGLSRIKLREATMRGEVPGLRKASW
- the rpsH gene encoding 30S ribosomal protein S8, yielding MSMQDPIADMLTRIRNGQAANKVSVKMPSAKLKVAIAKLLKEEGYITDYAVAGEAKPELEITLKYFQGQPVVETIQRVSRPGLRIYKGKDELPKVMGGLGVAIVSTSQGLMTDRAARLVGMGGEVICYVA